One region of Fragaria vesca subsp. vesca linkage group LG4, FraVesHawaii_1.0, whole genome shotgun sequence genomic DNA includes:
- the LOC101305930 gene encoding cysteine-rich repeat secretory protein 3-like, with amino-acid sequence MGLLSKPFIYFLYLLLFSNLELIIPVAESATDVTSLVYKGCAKQTFSDPTGVYSQSLSALFGSLVQQSTKSKFFKTNSGSGQTTISGLFQCRSDLSNSDCYSCVSKLPQMADSLCGKTIAARVQLIGCYMLYEVSGFAQISGMEMLYKTCGGTNIAGSGFEERRDTAFTVLENGVVSGHGFYTTNYQQVYVLGQCQGDVGDSDCGECMKSAVQRAQVECGNSISGQIYLHKCFVSYSYYPNGVPRRSSSSQSSTSSSSSSSGSNTGKTVAIILGGAAGVGFLVIFLLFARNLMKKHDDY; translated from the exons ATGGGTTTACTCTCAAAACCCTTCATTTACTTCCTCTACTTGCTTCTGTTCTCCAATCTTGAGCTCATCATCCCAGTTGCTGAATCTGCCACTGATGTGACCTCCTTGGTCTACAAGGGTTGTGCAAAGCAGACCTTTTCAGATCCAACTGGGGTTTACTCCCAATCCCTCTCAGCTCTTTTTGGGTCTCTGGTTCAACAATCCACCAAGTCCAAGTTTTTCAAGACCAACTCAGGCAGTGGCCAAACCACCATCTCTGGTCTCTTTCAATGCAGAAGTGACCTCAGCAACTCTGATTGCTACAGCTGTGTGAGTAAACTGCCCCAAATGGCTGACAGTCTCTGTGGCAAAACCATTGCTGCTAGAGTTCAGCTGATTGGGTGCTACATGCTCTATGAGGTTTCTGGGTTTGCTCAAATTTCAGGGATGGAAATGTTGTACAAGACTTGTGGTGGGACAAACATTGCAGGGTCTGGGTTTGAAGAGAGAAGGGACACTGCTTTCACTGTTTTGGAGAATGGTGTGGTTAGTGGTCATGGGTTTTATACCACAAATTACCAACAAGTCTATGTCTTGGGTCAGTGTCAAGGAGATGTGGGTGACTCAGATTGTGGTGAGTGTATGAAGAGTGCTGTGCAGAGAGCTCAAGTTGAATGTGGGAATTCCATTTCAGGGCAAATCTATCTCCATAAGTGCTTTGTGAGTTACAGTTACTATCCAAATGGGGTCCCCAGAAGGTCATCTTCATCTCAGTCATCAACATCATCTTCTTCATCTTCATCAG GGTCAAATACAGGGAAGACAGTGGCTATTATTTTAGGAGGAGCAGCTGGAGTTGGATTCCTAGTCATATTCTTGTTGTTTGCCAGAAATTTGATGAAGAAGCATGATG ATTATTGA